In one window of Halomarina pelagica DNA:
- a CDS encoding V-type ATP synthase subunit E: MSLETVVEDIRDEARARAEEIRSDAEERAEQIVAEAEADAEEILSERKQAVERQIDQEREQKLSSAKLQAKQARLEARRDVLEDVRESVEERIATMEEDREELTRALLAAADEEFESDAQKRVYGRDDDEALLAEILADYDDYEYAGAVECLGGVVVESEGSRIRVNNTFDSVLEDVWEDSLRDVSSHLFDQ, encoded by the coding sequence ATGAGCCTTGAAACGGTCGTAGAGGACATTCGAGACGAGGCCCGCGCGCGTGCGGAGGAGATCCGTTCGGACGCCGAGGAGCGCGCCGAGCAGATCGTCGCGGAGGCGGAGGCCGACGCCGAAGAGATCCTCTCTGAACGAAAGCAGGCGGTGGAACGACAGATCGACCAGGAGCGCGAGCAGAAGCTCTCGAGCGCGAAGTTGCAGGCCAAGCAGGCGCGCCTTGAGGCGCGCCGCGACGTGCTGGAGGACGTCCGCGAGTCCGTCGAGGAGCGCATCGCGACGATGGAGGAGGACCGCGAGGAACTCACCCGCGCGCTGCTCGCCGCGGCCGACGAGGAGTTCGAGAGCGACGCTCAGAAGCGCGTCTACGGCCGTGACGACGACGAGGCGCTGCTCGCGGAGATCCTCGCGGACTACGACGACTACGAGTACGCCGGCGCGGTCGAGTGCCTCGGCGGCGTCGTCGTCGAGAGCGAGGGCTCGCGCATCCGCGTGAACAACACGTTCGACTCCGTGCTGGAGGACGTCTGGGAGGACAGCCTCCGCGACGTCAGCTCCCACCTGTTCGACCAATGA
- a CDS encoding V-type ATP synthase subunit C — translation MSTANEAANYEYVTARARARRAALFDADDYRKLVRMGPGEIARFMEETEYEEEMNALGARYSGVDLIEYALNRNLAKHFDDLLDFAEGKLYDYLARYLRKFDAWNVKTVVRGIYSGADRQEIEDDLIRAGELDDRVLDRLVEADSVETVVEALDNTLFGDALAAAYDDYEATGVLVPLENAVDRAYYRTLLSGLPPEPDRATRLYVEFLQAEIDFRNVRNALRLARSGADIDPAEYFIPGGRLFDEAELRQLVGNPDQLVERIRASPYGDDLDAALDQLDAAGSLIEFERALEEALLEYSHTLSNRYPLSVCPVLAYILAKEREVDNIRAIARGTEAGLSGDEIEEELVVR, via the coding sequence ATGAGTACGGCGAACGAGGCAGCGAACTACGAATACGTCACGGCGCGGGCGCGCGCCCGGCGAGCGGCGCTGTTCGACGCGGACGACTATCGGAAGCTCGTCCGCATGGGCCCCGGCGAGATCGCCCGGTTCATGGAGGAGACCGAGTACGAGGAGGAGATGAACGCCCTTGGCGCTCGGTACTCCGGCGTGGACCTCATCGAGTACGCGCTCAACCGCAACCTCGCGAAGCACTTCGACGACCTGCTCGACTTCGCGGAGGGGAAACTGTACGACTACCTCGCGCGCTACCTCCGCAAGTTCGACGCGTGGAACGTGAAGACCGTCGTCCGCGGGATCTACTCGGGTGCCGACCGACAGGAGATCGAGGACGACCTCATCCGCGCCGGCGAACTCGACGACCGCGTGCTGGATCGGCTCGTCGAGGCGGACTCGGTCGAGACGGTCGTCGAGGCGCTCGACAACACGCTCTTCGGCGACGCGCTCGCCGCGGCCTACGACGACTACGAGGCGACGGGCGTGCTCGTCCCCCTCGAGAACGCCGTCGATCGCGCCTACTACCGGACGCTCCTGTCGGGGCTTCCCCCGGAGCCGGATCGCGCGACGCGGCTCTACGTCGAGTTCCTGCAGGCCGAGATCGACTTCCGAAACGTCCGTAACGCCCTGCGGCTCGCCCGGAGCGGCGCGGACATCGACCCCGCCGAGTACTTCATTCCCGGCGGCCGCCTCTTCGACGAGGCGGAACTGCGACAGCTCGTCGGCAACCCCGACCAGCTCGTCGAGCGCATCCGTGCGAGTCCCTACGGCGACGACCTCGACGCGGCGCTCGATCAACTCGACGCCGCGGGGAGTCTGATCGAGTTCGAGCGCGCGCTCGAGGAGGCGTTACTCGAGTACTCCCACACCCTGTCGAATCGTTACCCGCTGTCGGTCTGTCCGGTCCTCGCGTACATCCTGGCGAAGGAGCGCGAGGTGGACAACATCCGCGCCATCGCGCGCGGGACCGAGGCGGGGCTGTCGGGCGACGAGATCGAGGAGGAACTGGTGGTACGATGA
- a CDS encoding V-type ATP synthase subunit F, with protein sequence MSQEIAVIGSPDFTAGFRLAGVRRFASISDEDKPAELDSAVEEMLTDDDVGIVVMHDEDLDHLSRQVRQEVETSVEPVLVTLGGTAGSGGLREQIKRAIGIDLMEEDQE encoded by the coding sequence ATGAGTCAGGAGATCGCCGTCATCGGCAGTCCGGACTTCACGGCCGGGTTCCGCCTCGCCGGGGTGCGTCGCTTCGCGAGCATCTCCGACGAGGACAAACCCGCGGAACTCGATAGCGCAGTCGAGGAGATGCTCACCGACGACGACGTCGGCATCGTCGTGATGCACGACGAGGACCTCGATCACCTGTCGCGGCAGGTGCGACAGGAGGTGGAGACGAGTGTCGAACCCGTCCTGGTCACGCTGGGCGGGACCGCCGGCAGCGGCGGACTGCGCGAGCAGATCAAGCGTGCCATCGGTATCGATCTGATGGAGGAAGATCAAGAATGA
- a CDS encoding ATP synthase subunit A: protein MSQAQDIDAEQQEGVIESVSGPVVSAVDLDARMNDVVYVGEEGLMGEVIEIEGNLTTIQVYEETSDVAPGEPVVNTGSPLSVDLGPGMLDSIYDGVQRPLDVLEEKMNSAFLDRGVDAPGIDLDKVWEFTPTVEEGDEVAPGDVVGTVPETESIEHRVLVPPDFEGGVVESIEPGQFSVTEAIATLDNGEEITMRQEWPVREARPTVEKNTPRTPLVSGQRILDGLFPIAKGGTAAIPGPFGSGKTVTQHQLAKWADADIVVYVGCGERGNEMTEVIEDFPELEDPTTGKPLMSRTCLIANTSNMPVAARESCVYTGITIAEYYRDMGYDVALMADSTSRWAEAMREISSRLEEMPGEEGYPAYLAARLSQFYERAGKFENINGTEGSISVIGAVSPPGGDFSEPVTQNTLRIVKTFWALDADLAERRHFPAINWNESYSLYREQLDPWFEDNVAADWPETRQWAVDVLDEEGELQEIVQLVGKDALPEDQQLTLEVARYLREAWLQQNAFHDVDTYCDPEKIYLMLTAIETFHDEAFEALDAGVPVDEIVDIEAAPRLNRMGTAENYEEFIAELKEDITEELRGLY, encoded by the coding sequence ATGAGCCAAGCACAAGACATCGACGCCGAACAGCAAGAGGGCGTCATCGAGAGCGTGAGCGGTCCGGTCGTGAGCGCAGTCGACCTCGACGCCCGCATGAACGACGTCGTCTACGTCGGCGAGGAGGGACTGATGGGCGAGGTCATCGAGATCGAGGGGAACCTCACGACCATCCAGGTCTACGAGGAGACCTCCGACGTCGCCCCCGGCGAACCCGTCGTCAACACCGGGTCGCCGCTCTCGGTGGACCTCGGCCCGGGCATGCTCGATTCCATCTACGATGGTGTCCAGCGCCCGCTCGACGTCCTCGAAGAGAAGATGAACAGCGCCTTCCTCGACCGCGGCGTGGACGCCCCCGGTATCGACCTGGATAAGGTCTGGGAGTTCACCCCGACCGTCGAGGAGGGCGACGAGGTCGCCCCCGGCGACGTCGTCGGCACGGTCCCCGAGACCGAGAGCATCGAGCACCGGGTGCTCGTCCCGCCGGACTTCGAGGGCGGGGTCGTCGAGTCCATCGAGCCCGGCCAGTTCTCGGTGACGGAGGCGATCGCCACGCTCGACAACGGCGAGGAGATCACCATGCGCCAGGAGTGGCCGGTCCGCGAGGCCCGGCCGACCGTCGAGAAGAACACGCCGCGCACGCCGCTCGTGTCCGGCCAGCGCATCCTCGACGGCCTCTTCCCCATCGCGAAGGGCGGGACGGCCGCCATCCCGGGGCCGTTCGGCTCCGGAAAGACGGTCACCCAGCACCAGCTCGCGAAGTGGGCCGACGCCGACATCGTCGTCTACGTCGGCTGCGGCGAGCGCGGTAACGAGATGACCGAGGTCATCGAGGACTTCCCCGAACTGGAGGACCCGACGACGGGGAAGCCGCTCATGTCCCGGACGTGCCTCATCGCGAACACCTCGAACATGCCCGTCGCCGCCCGCGAGTCGTGCGTGTACACCGGCATCACGATCGCCGAGTACTACCGCGACATGGGCTACGACGTGGCGCTGATGGCCGACTCCACCTCGCGGTGGGCGGAGGCCATGCGCGAGATCAGCTCGCGCCTGGAGGAGATGCCCGGCGAGGAGGGCTACCCCGCCTACCTCGCCGCGCGCCTCTCGCAGTTCTACGAGCGCGCCGGCAAGTTCGAGAACATCAACGGCACCGAGGGGTCGATCTCGGTCATCGGTGCCGTCTCGCCGCCCGGCGGCGACTTCTCCGAGCCGGTCACCCAGAACACGCTGCGCATCGTGAAGACGTTCTGGGCGCTCGACGCCGACCTCGCGGAACGGCGTCACTTCCCGGCGATCAACTGGAACGAGTCCTACTCGCTCTACCGCGAGCAGCTCGATCCGTGGTTCGAGGACAACGTCGCGGCCGACTGGCCGGAGACGCGCCAGTGGGCGGTCGACGTGCTCGACGAGGAGGGCGAACTCCAGGAGATCGTCCAGCTCGTCGGCAAGGACGCGCTGCCGGAGGACCAGCAGCTGACCCTCGAGGTCGCGCGCTACCTCCGCGAGGCGTGGCTCCAGCAGAACGCGTTCCACGACGTGGACACGTACTGCGACCCGGAGAAGATCTACCTCATGCTGACGGCGATCGAGACGTTCCACGACGAGGCGTTCGAGGCGCTCGACGCCGGCGTCCCCGTCGACGAGATCGTCGATATCGAGGCCGCCCCGCGGCTCAACCGTATGGGAACGGCGGAGAACTACGAGGAGTTCATCGCCGAACTCAAGGAGGACATCACCGAGGAACTGAGGGGTCTCTACTGA
- a CDS encoding ATP synthase subunit B — translation MKEYQTITEISGPLVFVETDEPIGYDEIVEIETGDGETRRGQVLEATSDYVAIQVFEGTEGIDRNASVRFLGETLKMPVTEDLLGRVLDGSGRPIDGGPEIVPEERHDIIGAAINPVSREYPEEFIQTGVSAIDGMNTLVRGQKLPIFSASGLPHNDLALQIARQATVPEEAAEEGEEASEFAVVFGAMGITAEEANEFMEDFERTGALERSVVFMNLADDPAVERTVTPRMALTTAEYLAFDKGYHVLVILTDMTNYCEALREIGAAREEVPGRRGYPGYMYTDLATLYERAGRIEGREGSVTQIPILTMPGDDDTHPIPDLTGYITEGQIYIDRSLNSQGVQPPINPLPSLSRLMDDGIGEGLTREDHADVSDQLYAAYAEGEDLRDLVNIVGREALSERDNRYLDFADRFETEFVQQGYHTDRSIDETLDIGWELLSMLPKTELNRIDEEFIEKYYVEDESETVEATAD, via the coding sequence ATGAAAGAGTACCAGACAATCACGGAAATCAGCGGCCCGCTGGTGTTCGTCGAGACCGACGAACCCATCGGCTACGACGAGATCGTCGAGATCGAGACCGGCGACGGCGAGACCCGCCGCGGGCAGGTGCTCGAGGCGACGAGCGACTACGTCGCCATCCAGGTCTTCGAGGGGACCGAGGGGATCGACCGCAACGCGTCGGTTCGCTTCCTCGGCGAGACGCTGAAGATGCCCGTCACCGAGGACCTGCTCGGGCGCGTCCTCGACGGCTCCGGTCGCCCGATCGACGGCGGCCCGGAGATCGTCCCGGAGGAGCGCCACGACATCATCGGCGCGGCGATCAACCCCGTCTCGCGGGAGTACCCCGAGGAGTTCATCCAGACGGGCGTCTCCGCCATCGACGGGATGAACACGCTCGTTCGCGGCCAGAAGCTGCCCATCTTCTCCGCGTCGGGGCTGCCGCACAACGACCTCGCGCTCCAGATCGCCCGCCAGGCGACGGTGCCCGAGGAGGCCGCAGAGGAGGGCGAGGAGGCGAGCGAGTTCGCGGTCGTCTTCGGTGCCATGGGCATCACGGCCGAGGAGGCAAACGAGTTCATGGAGGACTTCGAGCGGACGGGCGCGCTGGAGCGCTCGGTCGTCTTCATGAACCTCGCGGACGACCCCGCCGTCGAGCGGACCGTCACGCCGCGGATGGCGCTCACGACCGCCGAGTACCTCGCGTTCGACAAGGGCTACCACGTGCTGGTCATCCTCACGGACATGACCAACTACTGCGAGGCGCTGCGCGAGATCGGCGCGGCGCGCGAGGAGGTGCCCGGACGCCGCGGGTACCCCGGCTACATGTACACCGACCTGGCGACGCTCTACGAGCGCGCGGGCCGCATCGAGGGCCGCGAGGGGTCGGTGACGCAGATCCCCATCCTCACGATGCCCGGCGACGACGACACCCACCCGATCCCCGACCTGACGGGGTACATCACGGAGGGGCAGATCTACATCGACCGGTCGCTCAACAGCCAGGGCGTCCAGCCGCCGATCAACCCGCTGCCCAGCCTCTCGCGGCTGATGGACGACGGGATCGGCGAGGGGCTGACCCGCGAGGACCACGCGGACGTGTCCGACCAGCTCTACGCCGCGTACGCGGAGGGCGAGGACCTGCGCGACCTCGTGAACATCGTCGGTCGCGAGGCGCTCTCCGAGCGCGACAACCGCTACCTCGACTTCGCGGACCGCTTCGAGACGGAGTTCGTCCAGCAGGGCTACCACACCGACCGAAGCATCGACGAGACGCTCGACATCGGCTGGGAACTGCTCTCGATGCTCCCCAAGACGGAACTCAACCGCATCGACGAGGAGTTCATCGAGAAGTACTACGTCGAGGACGAGTCGGAGACGGTCGAGGCGACCGCGGACTAA
- a CDS encoding V-type ATP synthase subunit D, whose translation MATDVKPTRKNLMAIEDRIDLSERGHDTLEKKRDGLIMEFMDILDQAQDVRSDLNDAYDTAQRKINMARAMDGDIAVRGAAAALKEHPEITTQSKNIMGVVVPQIESSKVKKSLDERGYGVVGTSARIDEAAEAYEELLEQVILAAEVETAMKKMLEEIETTKRRVNALEFKLLPDLYESQDYIEQKLEEQEREEIFRLKKIKAKKEAEEASPVREEIEEETHEPVVADD comes from the coding sequence ATGGCCACAGACGTCAAGCCGACGCGCAAGAACCTCATGGCGATCGAGGACCGCATCGACCTCTCCGAGCGCGGTCACGACACCTTGGAGAAGAAGCGCGATGGGCTCATCATGGAGTTCATGGACATCCTGGATCAGGCCCAGGACGTCCGCTCGGACCTGAACGACGCCTACGACACCGCCCAGCGGAAGATCAACATGGCGCGCGCGATGGACGGCGACATCGCGGTGCGCGGGGCCGCCGCCGCCCTGAAGGAGCACCCCGAGATCACCACCCAGTCGAAGAACATCATGGGCGTGGTCGTCCCGCAGATCGAGTCCTCGAAGGTGAAAAAGAGCCTCGACGAGCGCGGCTACGGCGTCGTCGGCACGAGCGCGCGCATCGACGAGGCCGCCGAGGCCTACGAGGAACTGCTGGAGCAGGTCATCCTCGCGGCCGAGGTCGAGACGGCGATGAAGAAGATGCTCGAGGAGATCGAGACGACGAAGCGCCGCGTCAACGCGCTGGAGTTCAAGCTCCTGCCCGACCTCTACGAGAGCCAGGACTACATCGAGCAGAAGCTCGAGGAGCAGGAGCGCGAGGAGATCTTCCGCCTCAAGAAGATCAAGGCCAAGAAGGAGGCCGAGGAGGCCTCGCCCGTCCGCGAGGAGATCGAGGAGGAGACCCACGAACCCGTCGTCGCCGACGACTGA
- a CDS encoding DUF6276 family protein, whose product MSCPDCDAPLVAFTVPDDLAADVPYDAEAIALCTRCLALFESRPPAGAPDFSRVSEEFPEGEAGVAMAVGVGLLDSLALHRARIEALFSRVEEAGYDPLLIVDRLARQGSTQPRMDLDRRRRQLEQLLE is encoded by the coding sequence ATGTCCTGTCCAGACTGCGACGCGCCGCTCGTCGCGTTCACCGTCCCCGACGACCTCGCGGCGGACGTCCCGTACGACGCCGAGGCGATCGCGCTGTGCACCCGGTGTCTCGCGCTCTTCGAATCGCGGCCACCGGCCGGAGCGCCCGACTTCTCCCGCGTGAGCGAGGAGTTCCCCGAGGGGGAGGCGGGCGTCGCCATGGCCGTCGGCGTCGGCCTGCTCGACTCGCTCGCCCTGCACCGCGCGCGCATCGAGGCGCTCTTCTCGCGCGTCGAGGAGGCGGGGTACGACCCGCTTCTGATCGTCGATCGGCTCGCCCGCCAGGGGTCGACTCAGCCCCGGATGGACCTCGACCGTCGGCGTCGGCAACTCGAACAGCTCCTCGAGTGA
- a CDS encoding A24 family peptidase, with protein MVHPLAAATPVGSVPDLLRLLAVPAFAWAAHRDLRTRRVPNRTWPPLLLLGVVALAWDALVAFGGPSFLGRLFLLRVGVSLGVVAPLGYLFWRLGGFGGADAKALVTLAVLFPTYPTYYVGGTILPLARSAVGAFSLTVLTNAVLVGLAYPLALAVRNLADGRVSPLAFVGKPVTSDAVEREYGRLLRTTSGVGRNGLDLDALRMYLRWRGTSLAALRADPETHRDPRSLPGTPNDPGDGSLADFEGPPIAASAADGGTLASRSSSASSALPPDSPSERAAADPWGAAAFLASIEGDAYGTTPDRLRAGLDALVEEDEVWITPGLPFLVPTFVGLVVGLVVGDLLFLALTAIGLA; from the coding sequence GTGGTTCATCCGCTCGCCGCCGCGACGCCCGTCGGGAGCGTTCCCGACCTGCTGCGACTGCTCGCCGTCCCCGCGTTCGCCTGGGCCGCCCACCGGGACCTGCGAACGCGCAGGGTGCCGAACCGGACGTGGCCGCCGCTGTTGCTCCTGGGCGTGGTCGCGCTCGCGTGGGACGCCCTCGTCGCGTTCGGCGGGCCGTCGTTTCTCGGCCGGCTGTTCCTCCTCCGGGTCGGCGTGAGCCTGGGGGTCGTCGCGCCGCTCGGCTACCTCTTCTGGCGGCTCGGCGGGTTCGGCGGCGCGGACGCCAAGGCGCTGGTGACGCTCGCGGTGCTCTTCCCGACGTACCCGACGTACTACGTCGGCGGGACGATCCTCCCGCTCGCCCGGAGCGCGGTCGGCGCGTTCTCGCTGACGGTGCTCACCAACGCGGTGCTCGTCGGGCTCGCCTACCCGCTCGCGCTCGCGGTCCGAAACCTCGCAGACGGGCGCGTCTCGCCGCTCGCGTTCGTCGGAAAACCGGTGACGAGCGACGCGGTCGAGCGCGAGTACGGCCGCCTGCTCCGGACGACCTCGGGAGTAGGTCGAAACGGTCTCGACCTCGACGCGCTCCGGATGTACCTCCGCTGGCGCGGGACGTCGCTCGCGGCCCTCCGCGCCGACCCCGAGACCCACCGCGACCCGAGAAGCCTCCCCGGGACGCCGAACGACCCCGGCGACGGATCGCTCGCCGACTTCGAGGGACCGCCGATCGCCGCGAGCGCGGCGGACGGAGGGACGCTCGCCTCCCGCTCCTCGTCCGCGTCGTCCGCCCTTCCCCCCGATTCGCCGTCCGAACGCGCCGCGGCCGACCCGTGGGGTGCCGCGGCGTTCCTCGCGAGCATCGAGGGCGACGCCTACGGGACGACGCCCGACCGCCTCCGCGCCGGCCTCGACGCGCTCGTCGAGGAGGACGAGGTGTGGATCACGCCCGGCCTGCCGTTTCTCGTCCCGACGTTCGTCGGGCTGGTCGTCGGGCTGGTCGTCGGCGACCTGCTGTTCCTCGCGCTGACGGCGATCGGGCTGGCGTGA
- the hisI gene encoding phosphoribosyl-AMP cyclohydrolase, with translation MSVDLAFEGPDDLLPAVAQDAETGTVLMLAYVSPEAVERTRETGRAHYYSRSRDELWEKGATSGHVQRVEEVRVDCDGDALLYLVRQEGGACHTGRESCFYRTIDGEEVGERVFDPDEVYG, from the coding sequence ATGAGCGTTGACCTCGCGTTCGAGGGACCCGACGACCTCCTGCCGGCCGTCGCGCAGGACGCCGAGACGGGGACGGTGTTGATGCTCGCCTACGTCTCCCCCGAGGCGGTCGAGCGCACCCGCGAGACGGGCCGCGCGCACTACTACTCGCGCAGCCGCGACGAACTGTGGGAGAAGGGCGCGACGAGCGGCCACGTCCAGCGCGTCGAGGAGGTGCGCGTCGACTGCGACGGCGACGCGCTGCTCTACCTCGTCCGCCAGGAGGGCGGGGCATGTCACACCGGACGCGAGAGCTGTTTCTACCGCACGATCGACGGCGAGGAGGTCGGAGAGCGGGTCTTCGACCCCGACGAGGTGTATGGGTGA
- a CDS encoding DUF7118 family protein, which yields MGDPIEELTAAAESLAAVRARVADVGPDRLDAVTGAYRDLVGILDRHEEDATGYGEFDKYIRFQEAVAELFDDLPEDLPAREAFDAADEALQKRTLSGKDFERARDALAPAAEHAALRDEWRSAREGYRDARRAVLRRKRDAEERVEDLERLRRLGEADPDAPVERLRDPIESYDESVRTAFDRFVEESSAREVLAFVETTAAYPLVEFERPPDRLREFVADHPVGEEPISTLLSYADYSPSKLGHYVDAPRELKTAVATNRTYLARLDATPLTVGWPPPAARSLRWRASELLPVVARFADEGTVARLRAVRELARLDDYDRLRESAVARAELTAEERRRLETTDVAAALAEARAERDRLADALEEYPPVDEFAPPA from the coding sequence ATGGGTGACCCGATCGAGGAACTGACGGCGGCCGCGGAGTCGCTTGCGGCCGTCAGGGCGCGCGTCGCCGACGTGGGCCCCGATCGCCTCGACGCCGTCACCGGCGCGTACCGCGACCTCGTCGGGATCCTGGACCGACACGAGGAGGACGCCACCGGCTACGGGGAGTTCGACAAGTACATCCGGTTTCAGGAGGCCGTCGCCGAACTGTTCGACGACCTGCCCGAGGACCTCCCCGCCCGCGAGGCGTTCGACGCGGCGGACGAGGCGCTCCAGAAGCGGACGCTCTCGGGGAAGGACTTCGAGCGCGCCCGCGACGCGCTCGCGCCCGCCGCGGAGCACGCTGCCCTCCGCGACGAGTGGCGGTCGGCGCGCGAGGGGTACCGCGACGCCCGACGCGCCGTCCTCCGCCGGAAGCGCGACGCCGAGGAGCGCGTCGAGGATCTAGAACGGCTCCGTCGGCTGGGCGAGGCCGATCCCGACGCGCCGGTCGAACGCCTCCGCGATCCGATCGAGTCGTACGACGAGTCGGTCCGGACGGCGTTCGACCGGTTCGTCGAGGAGTCGAGCGCGCGCGAGGTGCTCGCGTTCGTCGAGACGACGGCGGCCTACCCCCTCGTGGAGTTCGAGCGCCCGCCGGATCGACTCCGAGAGTTCGTCGCGGACCACCCCGTCGGCGAGGAGCCGATCTCGACGCTGCTCTCCTACGCCGACTACTCGCCGTCGAAGCTCGGTCACTACGTCGACGCGCCGCGGGAGCTGAAGACGGCGGTCGCGACCAACCGCACCTACCTCGCGCGCCTCGACGCGACGCCGCTGACCGTCGGCTGGCCGCCGCCGGCCGCCCGCTCGCTCCGCTGGCGAGCGAGCGAACTCCTCCCGGTCGTCGCGCGCTTCGCCGACGAGGGGACGGTCGCGCGCCTGCGCGCCGTCCGCGAACTCGCTCGACTGGACGACTACGATCGCCTCCGCGAGAGCGCCGTCGCGCGGGCGGAACTCACCGCGGAGGAGCGCCGCCGCCTCGAGACGACGGACGTCGCGGCGGCGCTCGCCGAGGCGCGCGCCGAGCGCGACCGCCTCGCCGACGCGCTGGAGGAGTACCCGCCGGTCGACGAATTCGCTCCTCCCGCCTGA
- the glmM gene encoding phosphoglucosamine mutase — translation MKIFGSSGVRGVANEELTPAFVGRVAMAAGSVFGEGRDGPVPVALGRDTRSTGEMLADSAAAGLASVGCDVDRVGVLPTPALQAYAAREGVPALMITASHNPPQYNGVKLVGRDGVELARDALERVEDRLLAERFATAAWDETGRTRRIDGAKRAYVDEVLAAIDRDRIDEAGLTVALDPGHGAGALTSPTLFRELGCRVVTVNSQPDGHFPGRDPEPVAKNLADLRRLVRATDADVGIAHDGDGDRAIFVDETGEHVEGDAALAALTAAELAAGDTTVSAVNVSQRLVDVANAVGADLELTPIGSTNIITRIRTLQEAGVTVPVAGEGNGGVLFPEYRLARDGAYTAARFCELLADRRASEIAAAHSGYHNVRVNVEYEDDAEREALLGAAETAARESEAELDVTDGHRLDYGDAWVLVRPSGTEPVVRIYAEARTPERANELARDMHDALLAAA, via the coding sequence ATGAAGATCTTTGGCTCCAGCGGCGTGCGCGGCGTCGCGAACGAGGAGCTGACGCCCGCGTTCGTCGGGCGCGTCGCGATGGCCGCGGGGTCGGTGTTCGGTGAGGGACGGGACGGTCCAGTGCCCGTCGCGCTCGGTCGGGACACCCGGTCGACGGGAGAGATGCTCGCCGACAGCGCGGCCGCCGGGCTAGCGAGCGTCGGCTGCGACGTCGACCGCGTCGGCGTCCTGCCGACGCCCGCGCTCCAGGCGTACGCCGCCCGTGAGGGCGTTCCCGCCCTCATGATCACGGCGAGCCACAACCCGCCGCAGTACAACGGCGTGAAGCTCGTCGGCCGCGACGGGGTCGAACTGGCGCGCGACGCCTTAGAGCGCGTCGAAGATCGACTGCTCGCCGAGCGCTTCGCCACCGCGGCGTGGGACGAAACCGGGAGAACCCGTCGGATCGACGGGGCGAAGCGGGCGTACGTCGACGAGGTGCTCGCCGCGATCGACCGCGACCGCATCGACGAGGCGGGACTGACCGTCGCGCTCGACCCCGGCCACGGCGCGGGCGCGCTCACCAGTCCGACGCTGTTTCGAGAACTGGGCTGTCGGGTCGTCACGGTCAACAGCCAGCCGGACGGACACTTCCCGGGGCGCGATCCGGAACCGGTCGCGAAGAACCTCGCCGACCTACGCCGGCTCGTACGCGCGACCGACGCCGACGTCGGGATCGCCCACGACGGCGACGGCGACCGCGCCATCTTCGTCGACGAGACGGGCGAACACGTGGAGGGGGACGCCGCGCTCGCGGCGCTCACCGCCGCGGAACTCGCCGCCGGCGACACGACCGTCTCGGCGGTCAACGTCTCCCAGCGCCTCGTGGACGTGGCGAACGCCGTCGGCGCCGACCTCGAACTGACGCCCATCGGTAGCACCAACATCATCACGCGCATCAGGACGCTCCAGGAGGCGGGCGTCACCGTCCCGGTCGCGGGGGAGGGCAACGGGGGCGTCCTCTTCCCCGAGTACCGCCTCGCCCGCGACGGGGCGTACACCGCCGCGCGCTTCTGCGAGTTGCTCGCCGATCGACGCGCGAGCGAGATCGCCGCCGCCCACAGCGGCTATCACAACGTCCGGGTCAACGTCGAGTACGAGGACGACGCCGAACGGGAGGCGCTCCTCGGGGCCGCCGAGACCGCCGCACGCGAGAGCGAGGCGGAACTCGACGTCACCGACGGCCACCGGCTCGACTACGGCGACGCGTGGGTCCTCGTCCGCCCGAGCGGCACCGAGCCCGTCGTCCGCATCTACGCCGAGGCGCGAACCCCCGAGCGCGCGAACGAACTCGCGCGCGACATGCACGACGCGCTGCTGGCCGCCGCGTGA